The segment aagtgtgtgtgcatttatgtttgtgtatacatgactgtgcatgtgtgtgcacgtgcctgtgtgtgtgcgcacgcctATGTAGTATGAGAACTGAAGATTGCCTGCTGGATATACCTGCCTGGTGCAGAACAGGCACTATGAGCCTGCCTGCCTTGGGTCTGCCCATGGTCTGAAGAACTTGGTCATCTCTCCTGAGAACACTCCCTCACTAGCAAACAAATCTTCATTGCCTCAAACCAAACAATAATCAATGCTTTTATACATAACACCCAAAACTAATACTCACACCACAGCACTGAGCAAGAGGCTCTCCTGGGTAGGCACACAGCTAGTAGTGCCATGTTTTGTCCACCTTAGCCATCCATCCTAGAGTTAATGGTCACAAGGACCAATGTCATATACAGCAGAGGCCTCACCATTTTGGTCACATCCTATGGCCACCACAGCAGGCACCAAATGCAGCCAGCCCTCAGGCTCTGACAACTGTCCTGACGGGTCTAACTCCAAGCCCATCTCTCTTGGATCAATACCCAAGAGAAGTGCTGGTACAATGCTGGACTCCAAGACAACGAGGACAACAACAGCGGATGGAAGTACATGGGAAAGGCTCCTCCCACAACCAGTGCTAGCAACAGTTGCACACTAACAATTTCTGAGTAGTCTAACTGTTTGACAGTTCAGTCAAAAGAAATGATTTCTTCCCACCTTCTCTAAAGTCATCATCCATGGCCCTGATCTAGGGATCAGCATAATCCAAGTGATACTGAACACTGGTGTGTGGGTTCCAGAAGAGGAGGAACCAGCAAAGGACTAGAAGAGGATTAATTAGTGTTTGGTCACACTGGACTCCTAGCCAATgcctgcctctcaccatctgtctGCTCCTGTCCTACTAGCAATGGCTTAACAGGGAAAGAACATGCCTCGGTTTAAATGGAGAGAACCAGAtacttaaaacttaaaaaagcagaaacaaaaccctTGAAAATTTtttttgggggaggaggggaggaggaacactATGTTCAAAGCAAGGGGACTGACTCCTAAACATTTCTGAAAGTGTCACCGTCCCCTTAACAGCTAGACCAGGAACAGAATCCCAGAAACAGTGCAGTGTTTCTGCAGCTTATTCTAGGCTACTGGGGCACTTACCTGTGCCATCTTGGCAAGGTCTAGCGAAGGTCTTTGCTCCTGCACTTCGTCTGGACGCCGCCGTTTCACACCGATCTTCTTGTCATTAAGGACACACGGCTGGGAGCGGCTGCGGGCAAGCCCACTGGAGCGTCTTGCCAGCTCTGGCGTTGAGGCAGGTGTGCTGTTGGCTGAGGGGGGACAGtattctgggaaggaaaactgCTCATGTGAGCAGGAGAGAGACCTTTGCAGGTCCAGCCGGCCCCCTCCCACAGGGTGTGGGTCTGGGCTCCAGCTATCCCCCACCCGCCCACAAGGGGCGGAGCCTGGCGCTCCTCGGCAGGGTTGTCCCCCAAAGCGGTGGTGCAGGCTTGACTGGTGGCAAGGTGAAGAGAGCCCATTAGCCCGGGCAGGGAGGCTGAAGCTAGAGCTCCGCTGCATGGGGCTGACACCATTGGAGTAGCGCTGGACACTGCCTCCGCTGTAGCATCGTCTCTTCTCCACGGGAGTCCAGACTTTGGACCCCAAGGGCCGCCATGACGTCCGGCAACTGGACATCTCATCAGAGAAGGATAGTGACCGGCACTGGCGTTTACtgggaggagctgaggggttCCCATTGTGGTcatttatgttgaggtctttgattagACTGGTCACTGCACAGGCAGTCACCGCCTCCTGGTGCCACAGAGAGCCATCCTGACACTTTTCAGGCAGACATTCCCAGATGCTGGCGCTTGGCTGGTCAATCTGAAGAGGGCATTTTCTATCCAGGTCTCGCCATCTGTCATTTTCTGGTGCataaatacaaagagaaaataaGGTCTGAGAGGCCTCACAACAGTGCTCTGTTCTTTACAAACAGCCTGGTTGCAATATAGCACTTTGGCACCAGAAAGGTCCTCATAAATCAGCCAGTTCAACCTCCATAGATGAAAACTGAGAGAGGAGTAAGGCACAACATGCTGAGTTGGAAACCAAGGCTTGGGTTTCAGTCCCATGCCTGGGTCCTCATCTAGCTTCCTTCCCAGCACTCCAAGTCCAGACCTGCTGCCCCAGGGGTTCCTGGCCCACGTTTCCCACCATGTCCTGAGTTCTGCCTTGATTGGTGGCTGAGTCAGGGGAGCAGTGTAAGTTAGCATTGGCAGAAGACCATGACCAACGCTGAGTCTTGGCCACTTCAGATGGCCAAGGTCAAAATGGGGCTGGGTTTACCTTCTACCAAAATATTCAACAATATCAGCACTGACATCAGCTGCAATCATagcacctttttaaaaatattcatttgggggttggggatttagctcagtggtagagcgcttgccaaggaagcgcaaggccctgggttcggtccccagctctgaaaaaaagaaccaaaaaaaaaaaatattcatttgattTCTTGATGAAACTGAGGATATGTAAAGCAGGTGAAATGGG is part of the Rattus norvegicus strain BN/NHsdMcwi chromosome 1, GRCr8, whole genome shotgun sequence genome and harbors:
- the Fam53b gene encoding protein FAM53B isoform X1, translating into MSQGPTLLSCGIMENDRWRDLDRKCPLQIDQPSASIWECLPEKCQDGSLWHQEAVTACAVTSLIKDLNINDHNGNPSAPPSKRQCRSLSFSDEMSSCRTSWRPLGSKVWTPVEKRRCYSGGSVQRYSNGVSPMQRSSSFSLPARANGLSSPCHQSSLHHRFGGQPCRGAPGSAPCGRVGDSWSPDPHPVGGGRLDLQRSLSCSHEQFSFPEYCPPSANSTPASTPELARRSSGLARSRSQPCVLNDKKIGVKRRRPDEVQEQRPSLDLAKMAQNCQTFSSLSCLNMGVDEHSSQSPFALVSSTRSWTALLSASSPGGRTPAGTPVPEPVPEPVPHSFDDQFTGQEDLSCDESDGCSLDEDCCRKGEPATAWRDRGACRNSLCSLDGELDIEQIENN
- the Fam53b gene encoding protein FAM53B, with protein sequence MVMILRRSLINQGADSVAHRTFIPELHTPKMSQGPTLLSCGIMENDRWRDLDRKCPLQIDQPSASIWECLPEKCQDGSLWHQEAVTACAVTSLIKDLNINDHNGNPSAPPSKRQCRSLSFSDEMSSCRTSWRPLGSKVWTPVEKRRCYSGGSVQRYSNGVSPMQRSSSFSLPARANGLSSPCHQSSLHHRFGGQPCRGAPGSAPCGRVGDSWSPDPHPVGGGRLDLQRSLSCSHEQFSFPEYCPPSANSTPASTPELARRSSGLARSRSQPCVLNDKKIGVKRRRPDEVQEQRPSLDLAKMAQNCQTFSSLSCLNMGVDEHSSQSPFALVSSTRSWTALLSASSPGGRTPAGTPVPEPVPEPVPHSFDDQFTGQEDLSCDESDGCSLDEDCCRKGEPATAWRDRGACRNSLCSLDGELDIEQIENN